A stretch of DNA from Nocardioides sp. Arc9.136:
AGCCGCGTGGGACGGAGTCCCACTGGCGACACGCTCCCGCCGTCCAGCTCAGTACTGCTCGTCCTCGACGAACGCGTCGTCGTCGTCGTCGCCGTACGCCGCGAGGGCGGCGGCGGCGTCGAAGCCGGGGGCGCTGTCCTTGAGGGACAGACCCATCTCGACCAGCTTGGCCTTGACCTCGTCGATCGACTTCGCACCGAAGTTGCGGATGTCGAGCAGGTCCTGCTCCGAGCGGCTGATGAGCTCACCCACGGTGTGGATGCCCTCGCGCTTGAGGCAGTTGTAGGACCGGACGGTCAGCTGCAGGTCCTCGACCGGGAGGGCGAGGTCGGCGGCGAGCTGCTCGTCGACGGGCGAGGGGCCGATGTCGATGCCCTCGGCCTCGACGTTGAGCTCACGGGCGAGGCCGAAGAGCTCGACGAGGGTCTTGCCGGCCGAGGCGATCGCGTCGCGGGGACGGATCGACGGCTTGGTCTCGACGTCGATGACGAGCTTGTCGAAGTCAGTGCGCTGCTCGACTCGGGTGGCCTCGACCTTGTAGGTCACCTTCAGCACGGGGCTGTAGATCGAGTCGACCGGCATCCGGCCGATCTCGTTGTCGGCGCCCTTGTTCTGCACCGCGGAGACGTAGCCGCGGCCACGCTCGACGACGAGCTCCATCTCGAGCTTGCCGTTCTCCGAGAGGGTCGCGATCTTCAGGTCGGGGTTGTGCACCTCGACACCGGCCGGGGGCGCGATGTCGGCGGCGGTGACGTCACCGGCACCGGACTTGCGCAGGTACATGGTGACCGGCTCGTCGTGCTCGGAGGAGACGACGAGGCCCTTGAGGTTCAGGATGATCTCGGTGACGTCCTCCTTGACGCCCTCGATCGTCGAGAACTCGTGGAGGACGGTGTCGACCTTGATGCTCGTGACCGAGGCACCGGGGATCGACGACAGGAGGGTACGGCGCAGCGAGTTGCCGAGCGTGTAGCCGAAGCCGGGCTCGAGGGGCTCGATCACGAACCGCGAGCGGAACTCGTCGACGGTCTCTTCCGACAGGGTGGGGCGCTGTGCGATCAGCACTGGTGTTTTCCTTCCCGGGCCCACCCGCTATATGACGGGCCCGAACTGCAGTCGGCGGAAGTTGTAGCTGGGTCCCGACGGGGCCCGGCGGCCGGAGCCGGCCGGACCCCGACGAGGGGTGAGGAGGCGGAGCCCCCTCGGATCACTTCTTGGAGTAGTACTCCACGATGAGCTGCTCCTGGACCGGGATGTCGATCTGGGCCCGGACGGGGAGCTGGTGCACGAGGATCCGCATGCGGGTCGGCAGCGCCTCGAGCCAGGCGGGGACGACGCGCTCGCCGTGGGTCTCGCGGGCCACGATGAACGGCGTGGTCTCGAGCGACTTCTCCCGGACGTCGATGACGTCGTGGGCGCTCACCTGGTACGACGGGATGTCGACCTTCTTGCCGTTGACCTTGAAGTGGCCGTGGACGACCAGCTGGCGGGCGTGGCGGCGGGTCCGGGCGAAGCCGGCGCGGTAGACCACGTTGTCGAGGCGGCACTCCAGCAGCTGGAGCAGGTTGTCACCGGTCTTGCCGGCGCGACGCGAGGCCTCGGTGTAGTAGTTGTGGAACTGCTTCTCCATCACGCCGTACGTGAAGCGGGCCTTCTGCTTCTCGCGCAGCTGCAGGAGGTACTCGCTCTCCTTGATGCGGCCGCGGCCGTGCTGGCCAGGGGGGTAGGGACGACGCTCGAACGCGCCGTCACCGCCGACGAGGTCGACGCCGAGACGGCGCGACTTCCGGGTCATGGGGCCGGTGTAACGGGCCATTTCTCAAAGTCTCCTGTTCTCAGCGGGCGATCAGACGCGGCGGCGCTTGGGCGGGCGGCAGCCGTTGTGCGGAGCGGGCGTGACGTCCTGGATGGTGCCGACCTCGAGGCCGATCGCACCCAGCGAGCGGATCGCCGTCTCGCGGCCCGAACCCGGGCCCTTCACGAAGACGTCGATCTTCTTCATGCCGTGCTCCATCGCCCGACGACCGGCGGCCTCAGCGGCCATCTGCGCGGCGAACGGGGTGGACTTGCGCGAGCCCTTGAAGCCGACGGTGCCGGCCGAGGCCCACGAGATCACCGCACCGGTGGGGTCGGTGATCGTGACGATGGTGTTGTTGAACGTGCTCTTGATGTGGGCTTCGCCCTGGGCGACGTTCTTCTTCTCCTTGCGGCGCACCTTCTTGGCGCCGGCCGCGTTGCGGCTCTTGGGAGGCATGCAGTATCTCCTGAGTTAGCTGGTCTGTGAGGTGGAAGGCAGTGAGACGCCGAGGCGTCGGATCACTTGGCCTTCTTCTTGCCGGCAACCGTGCGCTTGGGGCCCTTGCGGGTACGCGCGTTGGTCTTGGTGCGCTGACCGCGGACCGGGAGGCCCATGCGGTGGCGGCGACCCTGGTAGCTGCCGATCTCGATCTTGCGGCGGATGTCAGCCTGGACCTCGCGACGGAGGTCACCCTCGATCTTGAAGTTGGCTTCGATCTCGTCGCGGAGCTTGACCAGCTCCTCGTCACCCAGCTCGTGCACGCGGAGGTTCGGGTTGACCCCGGTGGCCGCGAGCAGCTGCTGGGAGCGGGTACGGCCGATGCCGTAGATGTAGGTGAGTGCGATCTCGATGCGCTTGTCGCGCGGGAGGTCCACACCAACGAGGCGTGCCATGTGGCGTTCCTTTGCAGTTCCGCAGAGGTGTCGGTCGTGTCGCGCCCTGGTCCGTGGTGGACCAGGCTCCGGCCTCTGCACCGGAGGTGGTTGACCCGCCGGGTGGCGGGTGAGCGATCACGTTGTTGTTGTTCAGTTGTGCGCGGCCCGGGGGCCGGCGGCAGCGGGACTCAGCCCTGGCGCTGCTTGTGGCGAGGGTTCTCGCAGATCACCATGACGCGGCCGTGGCGACGGATCACCTGGCACTTGTCGCAGATCTTCTTGACGCTCGGGTTGACCTTCATTGTTCAGGCCCTTCTGGTGGGTCGGCTGCTACTTGTAGCGGTAGACGATGCGACCCCGCGTGAGGTCGTACGGCGAGAGCTCCACCACCACGCGGTCCTCGGGGAGGATCCGGATGTAGTGCTGCCGCATCTTGCCGCTGATGTGGGCGAGAACCTTGTGGCCGTTGCTCAGCTCGACGCGGAACATGGCGTTGGGCAGGGCCTCCACGACGGTGCCCTCGATCTCGATCACGCCTTCTTTCTTCGGCATGTCCTCCACAATCTGTTGTCGGTCGTCGTCCACCGTGTCTGCACCGCCTGCGGCGCGGACCGCCTGCGGGTGGCCCGGGAACCTCCGGCGTGCTGTCTCCAGCGCGCCGGTGGACCTCGTGCAGCCGTCCGTGGTCCTCTTCCCGGCACGCACCGACGATCGCTCCGAGGAGCGGGACGTCCGCACTGGCTCCGGGCAGCCGCGAGGCACCACGAAACAGACCCACGTTGGGCCGACGTTGCAGTCTAGGCGCACCGCGCCCCATAACACGAATCCGTGCGGGGAGGTGCGCACACCCCCGGGCGTGCCGCCCGGAGGACGTCTCAGGCCGCGAGCAGCTCGAGCGTGCGCTCGCGGGTGGGGCTCGCGGTCGGCTCGGTGCCGACGTACGCCGCGGCGACCGGGGCCACCATGACCTCGTCGACGCCGTACGTCGCCGCCAGCCCGGCCAGGCGCGAGCGGGACTCCTCGGGGCCACCGATGATCCAGCGCTCGGCCATGGAGTCCATGAGCTGCTGGTGCGCCGGCGGCATCTCGGCCTGCAGCTTCTCGGCCTCCTCGACCAGGCGGCCCGGACCCAGCGGCTGGCCGGTGCGCAGCGCGAGCATCATCTGCAGCTGGGGCAGCGCCAGCCGGCGTGCCTCCGCCGCGTCGTCGGCCACGACGGCGTTGACGGTCAGGAAGGTGCGCGGCTCGGCCAGCTCGGGCGAGGGCTGGAAGGTGCTGCGGTAGAGCTCGAGCGCCTCGGCGGTCCCCTGCCCGGAGAAGTGGTGGGCGAAGACGTAGGGCATGCCCTTCTCCGCCGCGAGGCGCGCCGAGTAGTCCGAGGAGCCGAGCAGCCAGATGGTCGGCACCGAGGTGGCGGCCGGGGTCGCCCGCAGCGCGTGGGTGTGGCCCTGGACCGAGATCCCGACGCCGGCGGTGTCCATCATCGC
This window harbors:
- the rpsK gene encoding 30S ribosomal protein S11 — translated: MPPKSRNAAGAKKVRRKEKKNVAQGEAHIKSTFNNTIVTITDPTGAVISWASAGTVGFKGSRKSTPFAAQMAAEAAGRRAMEHGMKKIDVFVKGPGSGRETAIRSLGAIGLEVGTIQDVTPAPHNGCRPPKRRRV
- the rpsD gene encoding 30S ribosomal protein S4 — translated: MARYTGPMTRKSRRLGVDLVGGDGAFERRPYPPGQHGRGRIKESEYLLQLREKQKARFTYGVMEKQFHNYYTEASRRAGKTGDNLLQLLECRLDNVVYRAGFARTRRHARQLVVHGHFKVNGKKVDIPSYQVSAHDVIDVREKSLETTPFIVARETHGERVVPAWLEALPTRMRILVHQLPVRAQIDIPVQEQLIVEYYSKK
- the infA gene encoding translation initiation factor IF-1, producing MPKKEGVIEIEGTVVEALPNAMFRVELSNGHKVLAHISGKMRQHYIRILPEDRVVVELSPYDLTRGRIVYRYK
- a CDS encoding DNA-directed RNA polymerase subunit alpha; the encoded protein is MLIAQRPTLSEETVDEFRSRFVIEPLEPGFGYTLGNSLRRTLLSSIPGASVTSIKVDTVLHEFSTIEGVKEDVTEIILNLKGLVVSSEHDEPVTMYLRKSGAGDVTAADIAPPAGVEVHNPDLKIATLSENGKLEMELVVERGRGYVSAVQNKGADNEIGRMPVDSIYSPVLKVTYKVEATRVEQRTDFDKLVIDVETKPSIRPRDAIASAGKTLVELFGLARELNVEAEGIDIGPSPVDEQLAADLALPVEDLQLTVRSYNCLKREGIHTVGELISRSEQDLLDIRNFGAKSIDEVKAKLVEMGLSLKDSAPGFDAAAALAAYGDDDDDAFVEDEQY
- the rpsM gene encoding 30S ribosomal protein S13, which gives rise to MARLVGVDLPRDKRIEIALTYIYGIGRTRSQQLLAATGVNPNLRVHELGDEELVKLRDEIEANFKIEGDLRREVQADIRRKIEIGSYQGRRHRMGLPVRGQRTKTNARTRKGPKRTVAGKKKAK
- a CDS encoding LLM class flavin-dependent oxidoreductase; translation: MTDHSPALSVLDLVPVRSDQATTDALRASTSLARAADRLGFRRYWVAEHHNMAAVAATNPPVLIGVLAAATERIRLGSGGVMLPNHAPLVVAEQFALLEAAFPGRIDLGIGRAPGTDPVTSWALRHGAGGVSDEAVTRFPEYVDNVLAMMDTAGVGISVQGHTHALRATPAATSVPTIWLLGSSDYSARLAAEKGMPYVFAHHFSGQGTAEALELYRSTFQPSPELAEPRTFLTVNAVVADDAAEARRLALPQLQMMLALRTGQPLGPGRLVEEAEKLQAEMPPAHQQLMDSMAERWIIGGPEESRSRLAGLAATYGVDEVMVAPVAAAYVGTEPTASPTRERTLELLAA
- the rpmJ gene encoding 50S ribosomal protein L36, which translates into the protein MKVNPSVKKICDKCQVIRRHGRVMVICENPRHKQRQG